GCATGATGAAGAGCTTCATGGCGCTCCTCGCGCGCGACCTCACCCTGGCCGTGCGGGAGGGGGCCGCACTCGGGACCGCCCTCGGCTTCTACCTCGTGGTCGTGACGCTGCTGCCGCTCGGCCTGGGGCCGGACCTGAAGCTCCTCTCGCGCATCGCGCCGGGCGTGCTGTGGGTCGCACTTCTCCTGGCAGCACTTCTTTCCTTGCCGCGCATGTTCGAGGCCGACCACGAGGACGGCTCGCTCGAGGTGATGGCCACCGCGCCGCTCCCCCTCGAGCTGGCGGTCGCCGCCAAGGCGCTCGCGCACTGGATCTCGACCGGCATCCCGCTCGCCCTGGCGGCGCCGGTGCTGGGGCTGATGCTCAATCTCGACA
This genomic stretch from Deltaproteobacteria bacterium PRO3 harbors:
- the ccmB gene encoding heme exporter protein CcmB, with the translated sequence MKSFMALLARDLTLAVREGAALGTALGFYLVVVTLLPLGLGPDLKLLSRIAPGVLWVALLLAALLSLPRMFEADHEDGSLEVMATAPLPLELAVAAKALAHWISTGIPLALAAPVLGLMLNLDIVLTPALVATMLAGTPAISFLGSVGAALTLKARRGGLLLALLVLPLYIPTLIFGISAIGFAGLGQEGFAASFLILLAIFSLVGVSEWVSAKIRHAII